In the Paenibacillus sp. FSL H7-0357 genome, one interval contains:
- a CDS encoding DUF6199 family natural product biosynthesis protein → MVVFAILFMLLAILNIFFPAMGWYIRYGWMIKGDSEPSDAYLMMSRISSVIVLIVFLIFFLPIIFS, encoded by the coding sequence ATGGTGGTCTTCGCTATTCTTTTCATGTTGCTTGCGATACTGAATATTTTCTTTCCGGCAATGGGCTGGTACATACGTTATGGATGGATGATAAAGGGTGACTCCGAACCCAGTGACGCATATCTCATGATGAGTAGAATAAGCAGTGTTATCGTACTTATTGTTTTTCTCATATTCTTTTTGCCTATAATTTTTAGTTAG
- a CDS encoding proline--tRNA ligase — protein sequence MRQSQLLATTLREAPAEAETANHQLLLRAGYIRQLAAGIYTYLPLGRRVLRKIEQIVHEEMDAAGAQEILMPAMQPAELWKESERYEVYGKELIKLQDRHDREFVLGPTHEEVITSLVRGEINSYRRLPLTVFQIQTKFRDERRPRSGLLRGREFLMKDAYSFDTSWDGLDESYVRMYNAYQRIFERCGLLYRAVHADSGAIGGEGGSHEFMALSEIGEDTIGVCSVCDYAANLELAEVRSPEGEQEVRTIRGDQPAAEKFHTPDIRTIEQLEQELHIQPEEIIKTLIYEASGQFYAVLVRGDHEVNEHKVAKMIGASNISLADYQAVQHAAGVESGSVGPVGLSLTVLVDSAVAAMESGIAGAGEKDYHLRGVVPGRDFSLKHVGDLRNVLEGESCPNCGQGVLHFHQGIEIGHVFKLGTKYSEKLGATYLNDSGKSAPMIMGCYGIGISRLLAAVAEQNHDEQGLIWPQALAPYNVHILLMSTKDKEQTAVAERLYAQLTSLGIDTLYDDRDERAGVKFKDSGLIGIPVAIVVGKDAAAQKVEYMDRKASTKEVLDITEAVMRIAGTLN from the coding sequence ATGCGTCAAAGTCAACTACTTGCCACAACCCTTCGCGAAGCTCCGGCTGAGGCCGAGACCGCAAACCACCAGCTGCTGCTGCGTGCAGGATACATCCGCCAGCTGGCGGCCGGAATCTATACCTATTTGCCTCTTGGCCGCCGTGTGCTGCGCAAGATTGAACAGATTGTCCACGAGGAAATGGATGCCGCGGGTGCACAGGAGATCCTGATGCCCGCGATGCAGCCTGCTGAGCTTTGGAAAGAGTCGGAGCGATATGAAGTCTACGGCAAGGAGCTGATCAAGCTTCAAGACCGTCATGACCGGGAGTTTGTACTGGGCCCAACCCATGAGGAAGTAATAACTTCACTGGTACGGGGGGAGATCAATTCCTACCGGAGGCTGCCGCTGACTGTGTTCCAGATTCAGACCAAGTTTCGTGATGAGCGCCGGCCGCGTTCCGGGTTGCTGCGGGGCAGGGAGTTCCTGATGAAGGATGCCTATTCGTTCGATACCAGCTGGGACGGGCTGGACGAATCTTATGTGCGAATGTATAACGCCTATCAAAGGATTTTTGAACGCTGCGGTCTGCTGTACCGGGCCGTGCATGCCGATTCCGGGGCCATAGGCGGTGAAGGCGGGAGCCACGAATTTATGGCGCTTTCCGAAATAGGGGAGGATACCATTGGCGTCTGCTCTGTCTGCGATTATGCTGCAAATCTGGAATTGGCTGAAGTTCGGTCTCCTGAGGGAGAGCAAGAAGTACGCACGATAAGAGGGGACCAACCTGCTGCCGAGAAGTTCCATACACCGGACATCCGGACGATTGAACAACTCGAGCAGGAATTGCACATCCAGCCTGAGGAAATCATCAAGACGCTGATATATGAAGCCAGCGGTCAATTTTATGCCGTACTGGTTCGCGGTGATCATGAGGTCAACGAACATAAGGTGGCCAAAATGATCGGGGCTAGCAACATCTCCCTGGCAGATTATCAAGCTGTGCAGCATGCCGCTGGAGTAGAGAGCGGTTCTGTTGGTCCAGTCGGTCTTTCGCTGACCGTGCTGGTTGATTCGGCAGTTGCGGCTATGGAGTCGGGGATAGCGGGTGCCGGAGAGAAAGATTACCATCTCCGCGGTGTCGTACCCGGACGGGATTTCAGCCTCAAGCATGTGGGTGATCTCCGAAATGTCTTGGAGGGTGAGTCTTGTCCGAATTGCGGCCAAGGGGTACTGCACTTTCATCAGGGAATTGAAATCGGCCATGTTTTCAAGCTGGGTACCAAGTACAGTGAGAAGCTGGGAGCCACGTATTTGAACGATTCAGGCAAAAGTGCTCCAATGATTATGGGCTGCTACGGGATTGGCATCTCGCGGTTGCTGGCTGCTGTAGCCGAGCAAAATCATGATGAACAGGGTCTTATCTGGCCCCAAGCTCTCGCGCCTTACAATGTTCATATTCTACTGATGTCAACCAAGGACAAAGAGCAGACAGCGGTGGCTGAACGACTGTATGCGCAGCTTACCTCTCTAGGGATTGACACGCTTTATGATGACAGGGATGAGCGTGCCGGGGTGAAATTTAAGGATTCCGGCCTGATCGGTATTCCGGTTGCGATTGTTGTAGGCAAGGATGCTGCAGCGCAGAAGGTTGAATATATGGACCGCAAAGCCAGCACTAAGGAAGTACTGGATATTACTGAAGCGGTTATGCGGATTGCCGGGACTTTGAATTGA
- a CDS encoding methyl-accepting chemotaxis protein: MYTNIRKIIRKLTSRSLQRKMMLIFTIMLVIPVLLVSYFSYSSASKQLELKMQESTHASVNLLKTTINETVNAAMKNVQQLSQQLTSADIDAQTPEARELIELFMKEHPELEILTVGNEKGSWMKAPDPGKQQDYDPRTREWYKAAMQNAGKVTIVDPFVSATTGNYNLFISETLKDGKGAVTTSLSLKAMSERINQVKLGEHGYYYVVDRNHKFVSHPVKTAGEEIDDYVVKLLTNEGGALSYTNPDSGLEMRGYYTTDPITGFTIVGVLTTQEFSDASLPILYTGLMVLGAALIVALVLMYFIVRAISRPIANLNNSARRVSEGYLNERIVIDRTDEIGQLAENYNLMVDSLRNIVIDISDTSGLLAASSQQLTATTEENSKATAYVAGLAEESSIGAETQTAAMIETSRAMEEMSSGIQKIAEAASSIVDSSTDTGADVLVGSRKIEQVSKQMNAIRESTQLSAELIGQLNGLNSEVSEMSSAISTIAVQTNLLSLNAGIEAARAGEHGKGFAVVAAEVRKLADQSKMTAGNIQDTIVQMTELIDQTYETIQNRVSADVELGMQVTEEAKEAFASIEHSTAKINGQIHDISAITEQMSAGAEEVAASVQEISNISRSASDAFQNVTAATQQQLASMEEITSSSGELSKMAGDLQQKVEHFKLED; this comes from the coding sequence ATGTACACAAATATTAGAAAAATCATCCGCAAACTCACATCCCGTTCACTTCAGAGGAAGATGATGTTGATCTTCACGATTATGCTGGTTATCCCAGTCCTCCTCGTGAGTTACTTCTCCTACTCCAGTGCAAGCAAACAATTGGAGCTGAAGATGCAGGAATCGACACATGCCAGTGTGAATTTGCTAAAAACTACAATCAATGAAACGGTAAATGCAGCTATGAAAAATGTTCAACAGCTCAGCCAGCAGCTCACTTCCGCCGACATTGATGCTCAAACACCGGAAGCCCGTGAACTCATTGAATTGTTCATGAAAGAACATCCAGAGCTGGAGATCCTTACGGTGGGTAATGAAAAAGGCTCCTGGATGAAGGCACCGGATCCCGGCAAGCAACAGGATTACGATCCGCGTACCAGAGAATGGTACAAGGCGGCCATGCAAAATGCCGGCAAAGTTACCATCGTGGATCCCTTCGTTTCCGCCACTACAGGCAACTACAACCTGTTCATCTCTGAAACGCTAAAAGACGGCAAAGGAGCAGTCACCACCAGCCTTAGCCTTAAAGCGATGAGCGAACGAATCAACCAGGTTAAGCTGGGAGAACACGGCTACTACTATGTCGTTGACCGCAATCATAAATTTGTGTCCCATCCCGTCAAAACAGCAGGAGAAGAGATCGACGACTATGTGGTGAAGCTACTTACAAATGAGGGTGGAGCGTTATCCTATACCAATCCGGATTCGGGTCTTGAAATGCGGGGCTATTACACCACTGATCCAATTACCGGCTTCACGATTGTCGGTGTCTTAACCACACAAGAATTCTCAGATGCCTCCCTGCCTATACTCTATACCGGCTTAATGGTTCTCGGAGCAGCCCTGATTGTTGCATTGGTATTGATGTACTTTATTGTCCGGGCAATCTCCCGTCCAATCGCCAACCTCAACAACTCGGCACGCCGTGTAAGCGAGGGCTATCTGAATGAACGAATTGTGATTGACCGTACAGATGAGATTGGCCAATTAGCTGAGAACTACAATCTCATGGTCGATTCCTTGCGGAATATCGTGATTGACATCTCGGATACGTCCGGTCTCTTGGCTGCTTCGAGCCAGCAGCTGACAGCGACTACAGAGGAGAACTCCAAAGCAACAGCCTATGTAGCCGGGCTGGCAGAGGAGTCTTCGATTGGTGCCGAAACTCAAACCGCTGCGATGATTGAAACGTCGCGGGCGATGGAAGAAATGTCCTCCGGCATTCAAAAAATAGCCGAAGCCGCCTCATCCATCGTTGATTCCTCGACCGATACAGGAGCAGATGTGCTCGTCGGGAGCCGCAAGATCGAGCAGGTCAGCAAGCAGATGAACGCCATCCGGGAATCTACGCAACTGTCGGCTGAGCTGATTGGACAATTAAATGGCCTAAACAGCGAGGTATCGGAAATGAGCAGCGCCATTTCCACTATCGCCGTACAGACTAATCTGCTCTCATTGAATGCAGGAATCGAAGCCGCACGCGCCGGGGAACATGGCAAAGGGTTTGCAGTAGTTGCCGCCGAGGTGCGCAAGCTGGCTGATCAGTCTAAAATGACCGCCGGCAATATCCAAGACACTATTGTTCAGATGACTGAACTGATCGATCAGACCTATGAAACCATCCAGAATAGAGTGTCGGCAGATGTCGAGCTTGGTATGCAAGTAACGGAAGAAGCCAAAGAAGCCTTCGCAAGCATTGAACATTCCACAGCCAAGATCAATGGACAGATTCATGACATCTCTGCGATCACTGAACAAATGTCAGCAGGTGCAGAAGAAGTCGCCGCATCTGTCCAGGAGATCTCGAACATCTCGCGTTCCGCTTCCGATGCCTTCCAGAATGTAACAGCTGCTACCCAGCAGCAGCTTGCCTCGATGGAAGAGATCACCTCTTCATCGGGTGAGCTGTCCAAAATGGCCGGAGATTTGCAGCAAAAAGTTGAACACTTCAAGCTTGAAGATTAG
- a CDS encoding glutamate synthase subunit beta: MSTPTGFMEYKRQLPGDRDPEQRVKDWEEFHHHLTEDELRTQGARCMDCGTPYCHTGIDMAGGTSGCPVHNLIPEWNNLVYRGLWKEALERLHKTNNFPEFTGSICPAPCEGSCTVGLIGQPVTIKTIELAIIDKGFEEGWVVPCPPEKRTGKTVAIVGSGPAGLAAAAQLNKAGHTVTVFERSDRVGGLLTYGIPTMKLDKRVVQRRVDLLAAEGVNFVVNTEIGKDIPTQQLVDEFDAVVLCGGATKARRFNVPGAELKGVMYAMDYLNGTIKSYLNSNLQDGNFVSAAGKDVIVLGGGDTGSDCVATSLRHGCNSITQFGTHDKAPLERDPIANPWPQFPNVYTLDYAQQEAKAIFGDDPREFSIMTTKFVGDEEGNLKELHTVQIRRMVDETGRKIYQPVPGTEAVYPAQLALIAIGFDGPEQEMIEELNLETDRRSNVKARYGKFNTNVDKVFAAGDMRRGQSLVVWAINEGREAAREVDKYLMGSTVLV, translated from the coding sequence ATGTCTACACCTACTGGATTTATGGAGTATAAGCGCCAGCTCCCAGGAGACCGGGATCCTGAACAGCGCGTGAAAGACTGGGAAGAATTCCACCATCATTTAACCGAGGACGAGCTTCGGACACAAGGCGCCCGTTGTATGGATTGCGGAACCCCTTATTGTCATACAGGTATTGATATGGCCGGCGGAACTTCAGGATGCCCTGTCCACAATCTCATTCCTGAATGGAATAATCTGGTGTACCGGGGACTGTGGAAGGAAGCACTCGAACGTTTGCATAAGACGAACAATTTCCCTGAATTTACGGGCAGCATCTGTCCGGCACCTTGCGAAGGCTCCTGTACCGTCGGTCTGATCGGCCAGCCGGTTACGATCAAGACGATAGAGCTTGCCATCATCGATAAGGGCTTTGAGGAAGGCTGGGTTGTGCCTTGTCCGCCGGAGAAGCGTACCGGCAAGACTGTAGCCATCGTCGGCTCCGGACCCGCTGGTCTGGCTGCAGCGGCCCAGCTTAACAAGGCAGGACATACTGTAACTGTATTTGAACGCAGTGACCGCGTAGGCGGCCTGTTGACATATGGAATTCCGACCATGAAGCTGGACAAACGTGTCGTGCAGCGCCGTGTTGACTTGCTGGCTGCCGAAGGCGTGAACTTCGTAGTGAATACAGAGATCGGCAAAGATATTCCGACACAGCAGCTGGTCGATGAATTTGATGCGGTTGTCCTCTGCGGCGGTGCGACCAAGGCGCGCCGTTTCAACGTCCCGGGAGCTGAGCTTAAGGGCGTCATGTATGCGATGGATTATTTGAACGGCACGATTAAGAGCTACTTGAACTCCAATCTGCAGGATGGCAACTTTGTCTCTGCTGCAGGTAAGGATGTTATTGTGCTTGGCGGCGGTGACACCGGTTCTGACTGTGTGGCAACTTCGCTCCGCCATGGCTGCAATAGTATTACCCAATTTGGTACGCATGACAAAGCTCCGCTTGAGCGTGATCCGATTGCCAATCCTTGGCCGCAGTTTCCGAATGTGTATACGCTTGACTATGCACAGCAGGAAGCCAAGGCAATCTTCGGTGATGACCCGCGTGAATTCTCCATCATGACTACGAAATTCGTAGGTGATGAAGAAGGCAACCTCAAGGAACTTCATACCGTACAAATCCGCCGGATGGTGGATGAGACCGGACGTAAGATTTATCAGCCGGTCCCAGGTACGGAGGCAGTATATCCGGCTCAGCTTGCCCTGATTGCGATTGGATTCGACGGACCGGAGCAGGAGATGATCGAGGAGTTGAACCTTGAGACAGACCGCCGCAGCAATGTGAAGGCTCGTTACGGCAAGTTCAACACGAACGTGGATAAAGTATTTGCCGCCGGTGATATGCGCCGTGGGCAAAGTCTTGTGGTCTGGGCGATCAATGAAGGACGCGAAGCTGCACGTGAAGTCGATAAATATCTGATGGGATCGACAGTTCTCGTCTAA
- a CDS encoding dihydrofolate reductase: MSISMIWAMGANGVIGKDNDMPWHLPRDFAFFKSETFGKRMLMGRKTWESLGGKPLKDRTSIIITRDRSYAPEGAKVVHTVEEALAEGGKGDELMIIGGAEIYRMFLPYADKLIVTRIEHEFEGDTKFPEVEWSEWTEISNTPGIRDEKNPYDYRFYVYERTV; this comes from the coding sequence ATGAGTATAAGCATGATATGGGCAATGGGTGCTAACGGTGTAATCGGCAAGGACAATGATATGCCCTGGCATTTGCCGCGTGATTTTGCCTTTTTCAAATCCGAAACTTTTGGTAAACGAATGCTAATGGGCCGTAAGACGTGGGAGTCGCTCGGGGGCAAGCCCCTCAAGGACAGAACGAGTATTATTATTACCCGGGACCGCAGCTATGCTCCGGAGGGGGCAAAGGTCGTGCACACAGTGGAGGAAGCGCTGGCTGAAGGCGGCAAGGGTGATGAACTGATGATTATTGGCGGTGCGGAGATCTACCGGATGTTCCTGCCGTATGCCGATAAGCTGATTGTGACCCGGATTGAACATGAGTTTGAAGGCGATACGAAATTTCCTGAGGTAGAGTGGAGTGAGTGGACAGAGATTTCCAACACCCCAGGAATTCGCGACGAGAAAAATCCGTATGATTACCGATTCTATGTTTATGAACGTACGGTTTGA
- a CDS encoding thymidylate synthase, translating into MRKYLDLLQDILDHGTEKSDRTGTGTISVFGRQLRFDLQEGFPLVTTKRIHLKSVVYELLWFLRGETNTSYLKEHGVSIWDEWADENGELGPVYGSQWRAWESADGRIIDQISNVIESIKHNPDSRRHIVSAWNVGEIEQMKLPPCHFVFQFYVADGKLSCMLTMRSVDTFLGLPFNIASYALLTHMVAQQTGLEVGDFIWSGGDVHIYTNHLEQVAKQLSREPYALPTLKILTKPDSIFDYTFEDFEFTDYVHHPGIKAPVAI; encoded by the coding sequence TTGCGTAAATATTTGGATTTACTTCAGGATATATTGGATCATGGCACGGAAAAAAGCGACCGGACAGGTACTGGTACGATATCCGTATTTGGGCGCCAGCTCCGCTTTGATCTGCAAGAGGGTTTTCCGCTGGTGACAACTAAGCGCATTCACTTGAAATCGGTAGTTTATGAACTGCTGTGGTTTCTTAGAGGAGAGACGAACACTTCCTATCTGAAGGAGCACGGTGTTTCGATCTGGGACGAATGGGCAGATGAGAACGGGGAGCTGGGCCCCGTATACGGTTCCCAATGGCGGGCCTGGGAGAGCGCCGACGGCCGGATTATTGATCAGATTTCGAATGTGATCGAGTCGATCAAACATAATCCCGATTCCCGCCGTCATATCGTCAGTGCCTGGAATGTGGGCGAGATTGAGCAGATGAAGCTGCCGCCTTGCCATTTTGTGTTCCAATTCTATGTAGCGGACGGCAAGTTGTCCTGCATGCTGACGATGCGCTCAGTGGACACTTTCCTGGGATTGCCTTTTAACATTGCCAGCTACGCCCTGCTCACACATATGGTTGCCCAGCAGACCGGCCTTGAGGTTGGTGATTTCATCTGGTCCGGAGGCGATGTACACATTTATACAAACCATCTGGAGCAGGTCGCCAAGCAGTTGTCCAGAGAGCCTTATGCGCTGCCTACACTGAAGATTCTCACAAAGCCGGACAGTATTTTTGATTATACCTTTGAAGATTTTGAGTTTACTGATTATGTTCATCATCCGGGAATTAAAGCACCAGTGGCTATATAG
- a CDS encoding S66 family peptidase, with product MKPAKLQAGDEIRIISPSMSLGVIAEEQIVAATKKLEAFGFTVSFSKHAYERDGFDSSSVDSRLEDLHSAFSDPKVKGILTTLGGFNCNQMLRGLDFGLIAANPKRLCGYSDITVLQNAIYAKTGLITYSGPHFSTLSMRHGNEYTSDYFVKMMMEDEEVDILPSEQWSDDAWFLDQENRVFEANAGPYAIHEGYAEGTIIGGNLCTLNLLQGTEFMPSLRDAILFVEDDYESRPGNFDRDLQSLLHQPGFAQVKALVIGRFQRASQMTPEILRSIIKSKKELQHLPVIADVNFGHVSPIFTFPVGGRAVVKASEQKVELRISE from the coding sequence ATGAAGCCGGCAAAACTGCAAGCCGGTGATGAAATCCGGATTATTTCACCTTCCATGAGCTTAGGGGTTATAGCGGAAGAGCAAATCGTGGCAGCAACAAAGAAATTGGAGGCTTTTGGGTTTACCGTTTCTTTTTCCAAGCATGCTTATGAAAGAGATGGCTTCGATTCGTCTTCGGTGGACTCCAGACTTGAGGATCTCCACAGCGCCTTCAGCGATCCTAAGGTAAAAGGGATATTGACGACGCTTGGTGGTTTCAATTGCAACCAGATGCTGCGGGGACTGGATTTCGGGTTGATTGCAGCGAATCCCAAACGGTTATGCGGCTATTCCGACATTACGGTACTGCAGAATGCCATTTATGCCAAAACAGGACTGATCACCTACTCCGGTCCTCATTTCTCTACACTGTCCATGCGTCACGGGAATGAATATACTTCCGATTATTTTGTCAAAATGATGATGGAAGATGAAGAAGTGGATATACTTCCTTCGGAGCAGTGGAGCGATGATGCCTGGTTCTTGGATCAGGAAAATCGTGTATTTGAAGCAAACGCCGGGCCTTATGCCATTCACGAAGGTTACGCAGAAGGAACTATAATTGGTGGTAACCTATGCACACTGAATCTGCTGCAGGGGACAGAGTTTATGCCCAGCCTGAGGGACGCGATTCTTTTTGTGGAAGATGACTATGAATCCCGCCCGGGGAACTTTGACCGCGACCTGCAGTCGCTGCTTCATCAGCCCGGCTTCGCACAAGTAAAGGCTCTGGTCATCGGGAGATTTCAGCGTGCTTCACAGATGACCCCGGAAATATTACGCTCCATCATTAAGAGTAAAAAAGAGCTGCAGCACCTCCCGGTAATTGCCGATGTCAATTTTGGGCATGTCTCGCCGATCTTTACCTTCCCTGTTGGCGGACGTGCTGTGGTGAAGGCCTCTGAGCAAAAAGTTGAGCTGCGGATCTCAGAGTAG
- the lpdA gene encoding dihydrolipoyl dehydrogenase — translation MVVGDASIEIDTLVIGAGPGGYVAAIRAAQLGQKVLIVDKSELGGVCLNRGCIPSKALISAAHQFEAAQHGEVFGVTAENVKVDWAKTQEFKNGVVKRMTTGVTGLMKGNKIEVFSGEAMFINTNEARLFNEHESPRYKFNNCIIATGSRPIELKPFPFGGRILSSTEALDLPEIPKSMIVIGGGYIGAELGQMYSKFGTKVTIIEGLDTVLPGFDKDMTRLVAKNMAKTGIEIVTNAKAESAVQNDKEVTVKYSVGGESKEITADYLLVTVGRRPNTDGELGLDLIGMELDERGLIKVDHQGRTNIPNIYAIGDIVPGLALAHKASYEGKIAAEAISGHKSVVDYKVIPAVVFTDPECSSVGLTEKEAKDKGYKVKAGKFPFAGNGRAVSLNAPDGFIKIVANSENNLVLGAQIVGIEASNLIAELGLAIEMGATLEDIALTIHAHPTLGEIVMEAAELVEGHPIHVIK, via the coding sequence ATGGTAGTCGGAGACGCTTCAATCGAAATCGACACATTGGTAATTGGTGCAGGTCCCGGCGGGTATGTGGCGGCAATTCGTGCCGCCCAGCTCGGCCAGAAAGTTCTGATTGTGGATAAATCGGAACTCGGCGGTGTATGTTTGAACCGCGGATGTATTCCTTCCAAGGCTCTGATCTCTGCAGCCCATCAATTCGAAGCTGCACAGCACGGTGAAGTTTTCGGTGTCACTGCCGAGAACGTTAAAGTAGACTGGGCAAAAACACAGGAATTCAAAAACGGCGTTGTCAAAAGAATGACAACCGGTGTAACCGGTTTGATGAAGGGCAACAAAATTGAAGTATTCAGCGGTGAAGCTATGTTCATCAATACAAACGAAGCCCGTTTGTTCAATGAACATGAATCTCCCCGCTACAAATTCAACAACTGTATCATTGCTACAGGTTCCCGTCCGATCGAACTGAAGCCTTTCCCATTTGGCGGACGTATTCTGTCTTCGACCGAAGCGCTTGATCTTCCGGAAATTCCGAAGAGCATGATCGTTATCGGCGGCGGCTACATCGGAGCCGAGCTTGGCCAAATGTACTCCAAATTTGGCACTAAAGTAACCATCATTGAAGGTCTGGATACAGTTCTGCCTGGCTTTGACAAGGATATGACCCGTCTGGTTGCCAAGAACATGGCGAAGACTGGGATTGAGATTGTTACTAATGCCAAAGCGGAAAGTGCTGTACAGAACGACAAGGAAGTAACCGTGAAATACTCCGTGGGCGGCGAGTCCAAGGAAATTACTGCGGATTACCTGCTTGTAACTGTAGGACGTCGTCCAAATACGGATGGCGAGCTGGGATTGGATTTGATCGGTATGGAACTTGACGAGCGCGGCTTGATCAAAGTTGACCACCAGGGCCGTACCAACATTCCTAACATCTATGCAATCGGCGATATTGTTCCAGGCCTTGCTCTGGCACACAAAGCTTCTTACGAAGGCAAAATCGCTGCTGAAGCGATCTCCGGACACAAATCCGTTGTTGACTACAAAGTCATCCCGGCTGTTGTGTTCACCGATCCAGAATGCTCCAGTGTGGGTCTGACCGAGAAAGAAGCGAAGGACAAGGGCTACAAAGTAAAAGCCGGCAAATTCCCGTTCGCAGGTAATGGCCGTGCAGTTTCCTTGAACGCTCCGGATGGCTTCATCAAGATTGTGGCAAACAGCGAGAACAACCTCGTATTGGGCGCACAAATTGTGGGTATCGAAGCTTCCAACCTGATTGCTGAACTGGGTCTGGCGATTGAAATGGGCGCTACGCTCGAAGACATCGCATTGACAATCCACGCGCATCCAACCCTTGGCGAAATCGTCATGGAAGCGGCTGAGCTTGTGGAAGGCCACCCAATTCATGTAATTAAATAA
- a CDS encoding 2-oxo acid dehydrogenase subunit E2, producing the protein MAKFEYRFPELGEGLHEGEIIKMHIKAGDKVTDDDIVMEVQNDKAVVEVPCPVNGTVLEVFTKDGQVCRVGEVVAIIDAEGDVPEQEGGHAEAQATQEADAAKGGADTKTSPATSSPAAGGAVNFEYRFPELGEGLHEGEIIKMHIKVGDKVTDDDIVMEVQNDKAVVEVPCPVNGTVLEVRVKDGQVCRVGEVVAIIAAEGEVPQQEGGHAEAPAAQETAPAAAAPAAVPAPNRDVLATPSVRKFAREQSVDISKVNGSGKNGKITHEDVEAFLKGGSAAPAAVAPAAAPAASEAPKAKAKEAAPAASGNVSLEEERVPFKGIRKAISNAMVKSAYTAPHVTIMDEVDVTELVAFRARMKPVAEKKGVKVTYLPFIVKALVAASRQFPALNAMIDEESNEIVYKKYYNIGIATDTDNGLIVPVIKDADRKSIWMIASSITDLAVRGRDGKLAANEMRGSTISISNIGSAGGMFFTPIINFPEVAILGTGRITEKPVVKNGEIVAAPVMALSLSFDHRIIDGATAQNFMNYIKTLLANPDMLVMEV; encoded by the coding sequence GTGGCAAAATTTGAGTACCGGTTCCCTGAGCTGGGCGAAGGTCTGCATGAAGGCGAAATTATCAAAATGCATATCAAAGCCGGCGATAAAGTAACCGATGACGATATCGTAATGGAAGTACAGAATGACAAGGCGGTTGTAGAAGTTCCTTGTCCGGTCAACGGTACAGTGCTTGAAGTCTTCACCAAAGACGGTCAAGTCTGCCGCGTAGGCGAAGTAGTGGCAATTATTGATGCAGAAGGCGATGTTCCTGAGCAGGAGGGCGGCCATGCGGAAGCACAGGCTACTCAAGAAGCAGATGCAGCCAAAGGCGGAGCTGACACTAAGACTTCTCCGGCAACCAGCAGCCCTGCAGCTGGCGGCGCTGTAAACTTTGAATACCGGTTCCCTGAACTGGGCGAAGGTCTGCATGAAGGCGAAATTATCAAAATGCATATCAAAGTCGGCGACAAAGTAACCGATGACGATATCGTAATGGAAGTACAGAATGACAAAGCTGTAGTAGAAGTGCCTTGCCCGGTTAACGGCACAGTGCTTGAAGTACGTGTGAAGGACGGACAGGTATGCCGTGTGGGCGAAGTTGTAGCGATCATTGCTGCAGAAGGCGAAGTTCCACAGCAGGAAGGCGGCCACGCTGAAGCTCCGGCTGCTCAAGAAACTGCACCGGCAGCAGCTGCACCAGCAGCGGTTCCTGCTCCAAACCGCGATGTACTTGCTACGCCAAGTGTGCGCAAGTTTGCCCGTGAGCAGAGTGTTGACATCTCCAAGGTGAACGGCTCCGGCAAGAACGGCAAGATCACTCATGAAGATGTTGAAGCCTTCCTGAAAGGCGGCTCCGCTGCACCGGCAGCAGTTGCACCGGCTGCTGCACCAGCAGCATCGGAAGCACCAAAAGCCAAGGCCAAAGAAGCTGCACCAGCAGCATCCGGCAATGTAAGCCTTGAAGAAGAACGTGTACCATTCAAGGGTATCCGTAAAGCGATTTCCAATGCGATGGTTAAATCCGCATACACTGCGCCTCACGTTACCATCATGGACGAAGTGGATGTTACCGAGCTTGTAGCTTTCCGTGCCCGCATGAAACCAGTTGCTGAGAAGAAAGGCGTGAAGGTGACTTATCTTCCGTTTATCGTCAAAGCACTCGTGGCCGCTTCCCGTCAATTCCCGGCGCTTAACGCCATGATTGATGAAGAGTCCAATGAAATTGTCTACAAGAAATACTACAATATCGGTATCGCTACAGATACAGACAACGGTTTGATAGTTCCGGTTATCAAGGATGCTGACCGTAAGAGCATCTGGATGATTGCCAGCAGCATTACCGATCTGGCTGTGCGCGGACGCGACGGTAAGTTGGCAGCTAACGAAATGAGAGGCAGCACAATCTCCATCAGCAACATCGGTTCCGCTGGCGGTATGTTCTTTACACCGATCATCAACTTCCCTGAAGTGGCGATCCTCGGTACTGGACGTATCACGGAGAAACCAGTTGTGAAGAACGGCGAAATCGTAGCCGCTCCTGTTATGGCGCTGTCCCTGAGCTTTGACCACCGTATCATCGACGGTGCAACAGCACAGAACTTCATGAATTATATTAAGACCCTGCTCGCAAATCCTGATATGTTAGTTATGGAGGTGTAA